CCCGGACACGCTGAACGCGGCGACGGGGTTCGTCTGCCCGCTCGGCACCGACATCGAGGATCCCGTCGAGCGGCTGGCGACGATCAGCGCCGGCACCACCCGCGGTAAGGCCGAGTTGCTCGCGATGTCGCCGAATGCGCAGACCTCCTACACCGTGCTGGGCCTGGTCCCGCTGTTGATCGGGCAGAAGACCGGTCTGCTGGCGAAGGTGCCGGCGTTGTTCAATTTCACCGTGTCCAGCGTGGTGCTCGGCGCGGAGCGGCTCTACCTCGGCGACGCCGAGTTGGAGCTGATGGTCCCGATCTCGTTCTTGGTCGACGGCTACGGACTCAACCTGACATTGATCGGCTATGCCGGGGATGTCGCCCTCGGTTTCGTCGGTTGCCGCGACTCGATCCCACACGTGCAACGTCTCGCCACCTACACCGAGGCGGGTCTTACCGAACTGGCCGCTGCGGTGTCGCCGGACAGCTCGGCTACCTAGTCGTCCAGCTGTCCGGGTCGGTCCACGCACTCAGGGTTCGGTTCGAGTCGAACCGGCGTGGCTCGCCGGTGATCGGATCGGCGAAGGCCAAGGTGCGGGCCAACAGTTGCAACGGTCGGGTGAAGTCGTCGAGTGGGCGGTCGGTCACGGTGGGGTACAGGTCGTCGCCGAGGATCGGGATGCCGAGTGATTCGAGGTGCAGGCGGAGCTGGTGGGTCCGGCCGGTGGTGGGGGTCAGTCGATAGCGGCCGACACCGTCGCGATGGGAGTGCAACTCGACCAGGGTTTCGCTGTTCGGTTCCCCAGGTTCTTCGAAGGCCGCGACCACCTGGCGCAGTTTGACGATCCGGCTGCGTACGGTGCGGGGTAAGTCGAGATCCGGGCGGTACGCAGCGATCGCCTCGTACACCTTGTGTACCCGTCGGTGGGCAAAGAGTTGCTGGTAGGCGCCGCGGACGGCGGGGTCGACCACGAACAAGAGCACGCCCGCGGTCGCCCGGTCGAGCCGATGTGCCGGCACCAGCCGGGGTAGGTCGAGTTCGTGGCGCAGCCGGACCAAGGCGGTTTCGAGCACATGCCGGCCGCGCGGGATGGTCGCCAGGAAGTGTGGCTTGTCCACCACCAGCACCGCCTCGTCCCGGTGCAGGACATCGATCGAGAACGGCACCGGCGGCTCGTCGGGCAGGTCGCGGTGGAACCAGATCGCGTCGCCCGGCCGATAGGGCGTGTCCGCGGCGACCGGGCCGGCGAGATCGACGATCTCGCCGGCAGCGAACATTTCGTCGATCCGTTCGTCGCGTACCCGCCCGTCGAACCGCGCGACCAGGTAGGCGTGGATCGTCGGCCACGTCCCGTCGGTGGGCATCCGCAGTCGTGCGGGCTCCAATCCGTGCCGGGGCGGCAAGGGCGGCTGCTGGCGGCGACGCACGTGGATGCGGTCGTCGATCAGCGCGGATCGAGGTCGGTCAGCCGGTCGAGCTCGGTGCAGATCGCCTCACGGACCCGATCGTGTTCCGGGCCGGGCAATTGTTCCGGCGCAGACCAGCGGTCGGGCGGATAGAACCAGACCGGTCCGGGTTGGTACTCGGCCGGTTCCCAGTGGTAGCGGGGCCAGAGGTGGGCGTGCAGGAACTCGTCGGTGTTGCCGAGGATCTCCAGGTTCATCCGGCGGAAGTTGCCGACTACCGCACGGCATGCCGTCTCGATCGCGGTGGCGAGCAGATCCATGCTGGTCAGAAACGCCATTCGCTCGGTGCGGTCGAGGTCGGCCAGGGCGCCGATGCCCGGTCGGTCGGTGAGCAATACGCAGTAGCCGGGCAGGAACTGGCTGAAACCGAACGCCGCGAAGCTGCCCGGTAGCCGGCGCAGCACGGTCGGGTTGGTACCGCGCAGAGCAGTGCCGACCGGATCTCGGCGGAAATCGGTGTCTGGTTCGGTCACGACAACCTCCTCTGTAGTGCCCAGCCAGGTGCAGTGCCCAGCCAGGTGCAGTGCCCAGCCAGGATAGCCAGGGCGCCGCGGCACCGATTGGACCGTGACCTGCCAACTCGCTAGAGTGGCGTGGTTGCCTGTGGATGTGTTATGTCCACGATCCGGCACACGAACCCTCAGACGGTGGCAAGGCCGCTGGCAGGCGTGTGTCGGTGGCGGCACGACCATGTCCGCCCGGGTCGGTATCCGGCGGGCGTCAGCGCCAGGTCAGGAGAGAGAGTGATTCAGCAGGAGTCGCGACTGCGGGTCGCCGACAACACCGGGGCGAAGGAGATCCTTTGCATCCGGGTGCTCGGTGGGTCGTCGCGTCGCTACGCCGGGATCGGCGACGTCATCGTCGCCACCGTCAAGGACGCGATCCCCGGCGGCAACGTCAAGCGCGGCGACGTCGTGAAGGCCGTCGTCGTACGCACCAAGAAGGAACGGCGGCGGCCGGACGGGAGCTACATCCGGTTCGACGAGAACGCCGCGGTTCTGATCAAGCCGGACAACGATCCGCGCGGTACCCGCATCTTCGGCCCGGTCGGGCGCGAACTGCGGGAAAAGAAGTTCATGAAGATCGTTTCGCTCGCCCCGGAGGTGCTGTAGCGATGAAGGTGCACAAGGGCGACACGGTGCTCGTCATCTCGGGTAAAGACAAGGGCGCCAAGGGCAAGGTCATCCAGGCCTATCCCAAGGACGAGCGGGTGCTCGTCGAAGGGGTGAACCGGATCAAGAAGCACACTGCGCAGTCGGCGAATCAGCGCGGCGCGTCCTCGGGCGGCATCGTGACCCAGGAGGCCCCGATTCATGTGTCGAACGTGATGGTGGTCGACTCCGACGGCAAGCCGACCCGTGTGGGATACCGCACCGACGAGAACGGCAAGCGGGTCCGCATCTCCCGGCGCAACGGGAAGGACATCTGATGACGACGACCGAGCGTGTGCAGCCGCGACTGAAGCTGCGGTACCGCGAAGAGATCAAGGACGCGCTGAACGGCGAGTTCAGCTACGCCAACGTGATGCAGATCCCGGGCGTGGTGAAGGTCGTGGTGAACATGGGCGTCGGCGACGCCGCCCGTGACGCCAAGCTGATCAACGGTGCGGTGGCCGATCTGGCGCTGATCACCGGGCAGAAGCCGGAGATCCGCAAGGCGCGCAAGTCGATCGCGCAGTTCAAGCTGCGCGAAGGCATGCCGATCGGTGCCCGGGTGACCCTGCGTGGCGACCGGATGTGGGAGTTCCTCGATCGGCTGGTGTCGATCGCGCTGCCGCGTATCCGCGACTTCCGTGGGTTGTCGCCGAAGCAGTTCGACGGCAACGGCAACTACACCTTCGGGCTGAACGAGCAGTCGATGTTCCATGAGATCGACGTGGACAAGATCGATCGTCCGCGCGGCATGGATATCACCATCGTGACCTCCGCCACCAACGACGAGGAAGGCCGTGCACTGCTCCGGCACCTCGGTTTCCCGTTCAAGGAGAACTGACCATATGGCCAAGAAAGCTCTGATCAACAAGGCCGCCAAGAAGCCGAAGTTCGCGGTGCGCGCCTACACCCGGTGCCAGCGTTGCGGCCGGCCGCACGCGGTGTACCGCAAGTTCGGTCTCTGCCGGGTCTGCGTCCGGGAAATGGCGCATCGCGGCGAGCTGCCGGGCGTGCACAAGAGCAGCTGGTAACTGCGCGCAGCTGAACAAAGGCGTGGCCCACCGATGGTGGACCACGCCTTTGCTGTCGGTCGTCCCGACCGTTCAATCGTCTCGATCGTCGATGAGCCGATCGAGCAGACCGACGATCTGCTGCTGCCCCGCTGCCAGGGTGTCGAACTTGGTGCGTACTTCCACGCCGAGCGCCTGTAGTCCCTCGCCGAAACGGGCCTGTTCGGCACGGATATCGGCGATGTCGGCTCGTGTGGCGTTGTGTAGCCGGAGATTGCGCTCGTAATCTGCGCGGACGTCGCTGCGCAGCTCGCGGACGTCGCCGCGTAGGTCGCCGACTTCGCCGCGCAGGCCGTTCACCTCGATCCGCAGTTCGCGGACCTCTGCGCGCCCTTCGCGGAACTCGATGCGGATATCGCGGAACTCGGCTCTGACCTCCGCTATTCGGAGCTTCTTCTTCATGTTCACAGCTTCGGCCTCGAGTGCTTCGACCCGAGCTTCCAGCTCCCCCTCGTCGTTCATGGAACGAGCGTAGCGCCGGGCCCCGACAGGGTGCACCGCAACGATTCAGGGTGATCATTCTGCGGTTCCGCCGCGGATTTGTCCGGATCGGCGCAGGCTGAGGCAACGGTTCGATTCAGGGGGTTGGTTATGGCGCACACCGATCAGTCGACGTCGAACGAGTCGCCGACCGAACTCAAACGGGTACTCGGGCCCGGTTTGCTGCTGTTGTTCATCGTCGGCGACATTCTCGGCGCCGGTGTCTACGCGGTGACCGGGCAGATGATCTCCTACGTCGGCGGCATGGCGTGGTTGCCGTTCGCGCTCGCCTTCATCGTCGCGACGTTGACGGCGTTCTCCTACTTGGAGTTGGTCACCAAGTACCCGCAGGCGGCCGGCGCAGCGCTCTACGCGCACAAGGCATTCGGCATCCACTTCGTCACCTTCCTGGTCGCGTTCGCGGTCATCTGTTCCGGGATCACCAGCGCGGCGACCTCGTCGAATGTCGTCGCCGGGAACCTGCTGGTCGGACTCCACGAGACGTTCGGCGCGGGCGACGGCCTCGGCTGGTTCGAGGTTCCCGAGGGCCGCACGGCGCAGTTGGTGGTCGCCCTGGCCTTCATGGTTCTCCTGGCGCTGGTCAATCTGCGTGGCGTCGGCGAGTCGGTGAAGTTCAACGTGATTCTGACGCTGCTCGAGATGGCCGCGTTGGCGATCGTGATCACCATCGGGTTCGTCGCCGCCGCACGCGGTACCGGTGAGGGCGACGTCGCCAACCTGCTGGTTTTCGAGGATCCCAACGAGAAGGGGTGGTTTCTCGCGGTCACCATCGCGACCACGATCGCCTTCTTCGCCATGGTGGGTTTCGAGGACTCGGTGAACATGGTCGAGGAGACCAAGAACCCGGAAAAGATCTTCCCCAGGATGATGCTGACCGGCCTCGGCATCGCCTGCCTCATCTACATTCTGGTGGTCGTGGCGGTGGTCGCCGTGCTGCCGCTGGACTACAACTCCGGCGACGAGGGCATCCTGCTGCACGTTGTGCGGCTCGGCGCGCCGTCGATTCCGATCGACGAGATATTTCCCTACCTCACGGTGTTCGCAGTGGCGAACACCGCGCTGATCAATATGTTGATGGCCAGTCGACTGCTCTACGGGATGGCCTGTCAAGGGGTGCTGCCCCGGCCGTTGGGTGCGGTGTTGCCCGGTCGCCGCTCGCCGTGGCTGGCCATTCTCTTCTCGACCGCGTTGGCCTTGATCCTCATCCTGGTGGTCAACCAGTTGTCCGGGAACTCGGTGGTCGGTGCGCTGTCCGGAACCACCGGCTTGCTGCTGTTGTGTGTCTTCGCGGTGGTCAACGTCGCGTGCCTGGTGCTCAAGCGCCGCGCGGACAAAGTTTTCTTCCGGGCACCGGTGTGGGTTCCGGTCAGCGGGGCGATCCTCTGCTTGTTCCTGGCCGGCCCCTGGGCGCGAACCTCGACGCAGCTGATCCAGTACAAGATCGCCGGGGCGATGATCGGACTCGGGGTGGTGCTGTGGGCGATCACCTACATATTCCACAAGCGATCCGGGGCCGGAACCGGCTTCAGCGACATCGATCATCTTGCTGCGGACGAGGATCCGGCGAACCGGCGGGATTGACCGGCAGTCGTGCGCCGCCGCTCGACAACAGGGCCGTCGATCCGGCTACCGCAGTCTCGACGATGTCCCGGGGATCGGCACCATCCTCGACCGTCAACGCGCTCAGCTCACGTAGGCCGCCGAACAGCAGGATCGCCGTCCGGCGATCGATCGGCGCGATCCCGGCCCGAGAAAAGCCCGGGCTGGAACTCAGCTCGACGAACATCTCGACGAACGCCATCATTCCCCAACGCTGGACCGTACGGACGTCGCGCTCCAGTCCGGGGAGCTCGCGAATCCAACTCAGCGTGATCGCCGGTCGGGTTGCCAGGTCGTCCACCCACACCTCGATCGCCTGCCGGACCTGAACCTGCCAGTCTGCGTCGGGATCGACTGCGGCCCGGATTCGGGCGACCAACTCCTGATTGCTGACGGTCAGGAGCTCGACGAAGCACTCCTGCTTGCCGGCGAACACGTCGTAGAAGGTGCGTTTGGACGTACGCGCATGGCGCACGATGTCGGCGACGGTGGTGGCGCGATAGCCCCGTTCTCCGATCGAAGCGGCCAAACCGTCGAGCAGCCGAGCTCGGAACGCGCTGCCGACGCCTGCGGTCGGGCCCGCACCCGGCAGCTCGACCGGTGTATCCGCCATGCTGGCCTCCGCGGTCACGCTGTTGCTGGGCAACTCATGGTACTGCGGAGTACCGTAGAGCTACGGAGCGCGGTACGCAGTAGTACCGCTGGTCGGACGGAGTGGTGCGGCATGACCGAAACGGTCGCAGTCGGTGCGCAAGGTGCTACGTCGGGCCCCGGGCGGCGCCCGCCGCGCCCGCCGCTGCCGATGCTCGTGCAGGGGTTCATGTTCGCCGGCTTTCGTCGCCGCACGCTGCGCCGGTTGCGTGATCGATACGGTCCGGTGTACGCGCTGAACCTCCCGGTCTTCGGCTCCACCGTGGTGATGTCCGACCCGGAGCTGGTGCGTGCGGTATTCACCGCCGACGCCGAGGACCTGGTCAACATCCGGCCGAGCTTGAGTCGCCTTTTCGGACCCGGTTCCGTGTTCGCCCTCGACGGACGTGCGCATCGCGAGCGCCGCAAGCTGCTGGGTCCGCCGTTCCACGGTCGTAGCATCAAGAACTACGAGCAGGTCATCGAGGAAGAGACGGTGCGTGAGTCGGCCGGCTGGGTGGACGGGACCGAGCTCCGAACGTTGGAGCCGATGAACCGGATCACGCTGAACGTGATCCTGCGAACCGTGTTCGGGGCCGACGGTGCCGAACTCGACGAGTTGCGTCGGATCATTCCGCCTTGGGTCACGCTCGGTTCACGGGTAGCGACGCTGCCCGAACCACCGTTCCCGACCAGCCGTTTTTCCCCGTGGGGCCGGTTGGCGGAGTTCCGCCAGACCTTCGACCGGGTGGTCGATGCGTTGATCGACAAGGCGCAGGCCGATCCCGAGCTCGACGAGCGCACCGACATCCTCGCCTTGCTGTTACGCAGCCGCTACGACGACGGTTCGACGATGTCGCGCCGGGATGTCGCCGACGAGCTGCTGACCTTGCTCGGCGCCGGGCATGAGACGACGGCGTCGTCCCTGAGTTGGGCATTCGAGCGACTTCGCCGGCACCCCGCAGTTCTTGCCGAACTGGTCGCCGAGGTCGACGCCGGTGGCCGGGACTTCCGGCAGGCGACGATTCTGGAACTGCAGCGGGCGCGGACAGTGATCGACTTCGCCGGTCGCCATGTGGCGGCGACACATTTCGACCTGGGGGAGTGGCGGATTCCGCACGGCAGTTCGATCATCGTCAGCATCGCCGACCTGCACGAGAACGCCGATATCTTTCCGAATCCCGAGCGGTTCGATCCGCATCGGTTCGTCGACAGCAAGCCGCCGACCTTCGCGTGGGTTCCGTTCGGTGGCGGCACCCGCCGCTGCATCGGTGCGGCGTTCGCGAACACCGAGATGGACGTCGTGCTGCGCACCGTTTTGCAGCGCTTCCACCTGGAGACCGATACCGCACCGGACGAGAAGGTGCACAGTCGCGGCGTCGCCTACGTCCCCGGGGACGGCGGGCGGGTAGTGCTGCACCGGCGGAAGGTCTGATCAGCGGCCGAGGATCCCGCCCAGGGCACTGCCGCCGACGCCCGCCTGCTGGCCCGCACCCGCACCGGCGATCAGGCCGCCGGGTGGCTGCTCGGACGGCTGCACGATGACGAAGCCGCGGCCGGAAAACGACAGGGTGAACCGTTCGCCGGTGCTGCGGCCCATGAGCGTCCCCAGATTGAACGAGTCGTTGGCTTTCCGGCCTACCTGCAGGCTGGACGACCACGCCACCGCGGCCTGCGGGTCGGCATAGGTCGGTTGGTCGACGTTCAGCACGACCGGGGCGCCTTCGGTGGTGATCGCGATCCGGCCGCGGCCGGTGAAGACACAGTTGAACAGACCCGCGTTGCCCGCTGCAGCGGCGCCGCGGACCCGGCCGATCTCGTAGGACAGGGTCGGCTCGAAGCAGAGCACGTTGGCGCCGTTGATCGTCAGCCCGTCGCTGCCGTCCAGATCGATCAGATGCACCTCGGCGGCCGCGTTGGCGACGAACAGGTCGCCGTGCCCGCTCACCTTCATCAGCGGCACCCCCTCGCCGGACAGGTGTTGCCGGATGGCGCGGCCGATGCCGCCGGCGCCGAGCGCCTGGAACCGCATCTCGCCCTGGTAGGCGACCATCGAGCCGGCTCGGACGAGGACCTCGCCCTGCAACCCGACGCGGGCCATCTTGCTGCCCTGCTTCTGGATGCCGAGGCCGGCTACTTCTGCGTGGGTCGGGCTGAACAGGTCACTGTGCATCGCACTGGCTCCTCCGGTCGGTGGCGGCGGTGGCGGTACCACCGGGGTGACGCCCGGCGGTGGACCCACCGGCGCTGGTGACGGTTCCGGCTCGGCGTCGACGTCGATGCCGAAAGCGGTGGCGATCCCGGCCAGGCCGTCGTCGAAACCCTGGCCGACCGCGCGCACCTTCCAGGCCGCGTCCCGCCGGTAGATTTCGACGCACACCACCGCCGACTCGCTGGTCAGCCCGGTGATCTCGAAGCTCAGCGGGCCGACCGTGGCGACCAGTGCGCCGGCGTTCGCGAAGGTAGGCGGTCCCGATCCGTCCAGGCTGGCGGTCACCGCGACGGTATCGACGTCGGCCGGGATCGCTCGGGTGTCGATCTCGACGACGTCGCCCTGCCCCCGCCCGTGGTGGTAGGAGACGCCGGGACCGACCGGGTTGTTGAAGAACACGAGATCGGTGTCGGAACGGACCCGCCCGTCCCGACCGAGCAGCAGCGCGGACACATCCAGCGGGGCCGCGCATCGCACACCGACCGTCAGCTGTTCGCTCGGTGCCGGACAGTTCTCCCCACGGGCCAGGCTGCGCACTCCTCCAGTCTGCCAGCCGATCGTGCTCGCCCGGCCGGCCGGCGCGTGCCACGGGCCGGCGCAACGTGCCGTCGTGCAGCTCGGGCGTTCAGGTCCGGCGGCCGTACAACCGCATGGTCAGCGGGGCGAACACGATGACCAGACCGGCGCTCCACCCGAGCACGATCGCCAGCTGATCGAGTTCCAGGGTGTTCTGCATCAGGCCGCGGGTTGCCGTCGCCAGATGGCTGACCGGGTTGACCTCGGCGGCGGTCCGCAACCAGCCCGGCATGGTCTGTGGCTCGACCAGGATATTGCTGGTGAAGGCGAGGGGGAACATGATCAGCATGCTGGTCCCGAGCACCGCCTGCTCGGTGCGCATCAGCATCCCGATCGTGGTCCACACCCAGGACAGGCTGAATGCGAATACCATCACCAGCAGTGCTCCTGCCACGACTCCGAGCAGGCCGCCGTGTGGCCGGAATCCGACGAGCAGCCCGACCGCTACGGTCACCACGAGGGCGATGGTGTACCGGCACAGATCGCCGACCAAGGCGCCGACCATCGGGGCCGCGCGCCAGATCGGCAGCGATCGGAACCGATCGAACACCCCTTTGCTCATGTCCTTGTTCAACGTTATCCCGGCGTACATCGACATCATCACCATCGTCTGGGTGAGGATGCCCGGAAGCAGGTACTGCACGTAGTCGGTCGGCGACCCGGCGATGGCACCGCCGAAGAGGTAGGTGAATACCAGGGTGAAGCTGATCGGAGTCAGAGTGACGTCGAGCAATTGCTCCGGCACGTGTTTGATCTTGAGTAGCGCTCGCCAGGTGAAGGTCAGCGAGGCCGACCACGCGGACGGTGGCCGGGGCCGCGCCTCGTTGTGCCGCAGCACGTCGGCAATCGTCGACGGCGCGATCGGCCGATCCGCGGTCGCGGTCACCGGGTGCTCGGCTCGGTGTCGTCGGCGGTGGGCCGGCCGGTCAACGCCAGGAAGACCTCGTCGAGGCTGGGCCGGCCCAGGGCGAAGCTGGTCACCGCGATCTGGGCGGTATTCAGCGCCGGTAACGCCCGCGCTGCCACGGTCAGATCGTCGAGTCGAGCGGTCATCGCCGCGGGGTCCGATTCGGGCATCACCGGGATGCCCAGCGCCCGCGACAACACGTTCATCGCGGTCTCCCGCTGGTCCGGATCGGCCACGCGGACGTGCAGCGCCCCGGCGCCGACCGATGCCTTGAGCTCCCCGGGCGTCCCCTCGGCGATCACCCGGCCGTGGTCGATCACTGCGATTCGAGCCGCCAGCTGATCCGCTTCGTCCAGATACTGTGTGGTCAGCAGCACGGTCGTGCCGTTGGCGACCAGTGCGCGCACGATCTCCCAGACCTGATTGCGGCTGCGTGGATCCAGTCCGGTCGTCGGTTCGTCCAAAAAGATCAGTTCCGGAGTGACGACGATGCTGGCGGCGATGTCCATTCGCCGGCGCATCCCACCGGAGTAGTTCTTGACGTAGCGGTTGCCGGCGTCGGTCAGGTCGAACGCGGTCAGCAGGTGGGCCGCTCGGGTCCGCGCTGCCGCCCAGGAGTATCCGTTGAGCCGGGCCAGCAGGACCAGGTTCTCGGTTCCGGTCAGGTCCTCGTCCAGCGAGGCGAACTGACCGGTGAGCGCCACCTTCGCCCGAACGGCGGCGGCGTCGACGGCGACGTCGTGGCCGAGGACGCGCGCGTACCCCCCGTCGATCGGCAGCAGGGTTGCCAGCATCCGAATGGTCGTCGTCTTGCCGGCGCCGTTCGGCCCGAGCAGGCCGTACACGCATCCCGCCGGGACCTGGAGATCGACGCCGTCCACCGCGACGTGGCGGCCGAAGCGCTTTACCAGGCCGTTGGTTTCGATGGCGAGCATCCGCCTGCCCTTCAGAACCGGATTCGTGGAACCAGGTAGGTAGCTCTTCGTCGTGGACGTCGGCGACTGTATCGGAGCTGCTTGCCGACCGGTCGGTGTCCGGCCCGGTCGTGATCACAACGTTGGAATTCCGCGCCGGACGATTCGGTCGGCGGACCGAGCCGCGCGCATATTTTCCGACCGGGACCGGTCGTTCGGGATGCGCGCGGGGGCCACGTTCGATAAGCATGGACCCATGACTTCAACGACCGCGCAGGACCGTATCCAGGATCGTCGGGAACTGACCGCCGTGCTCGTTCGAGCGCTGGAGCGCCGGCACGAGGTACTCGACGCGATCGTCGACGCGGCCGACCGGGACGAGGCGACCGCCGCGATCGCGACATTGCTCGACGCCGACCCCGACCACGCCCAGGCGGTGCTCGGCATGACCTTCGGTCGGCTCACCAAGGACGAGCGGCGCAAGACGCAGGCCGAACTGGACGATCTGGATCAGCGCCTGGAGTGGACCGCCCGGGACCGCCCGGCCAGCACCGGACGCACCGTAGAGCTGCGGGTGTTCACCGCCGACGACCGTGACGTGTTCGGCCGGCGGTGCGCCGACCAGTACCCGGACTGGGATGCCGATCGGGTGGCGGCCGAGCGGGCCCAGGTGTTGTCCCGGATCGAGGAAGAGACGGCGGCGTGGTTCGTCGCGGAGGAAACGTCCGGTTCGACAGTCGGGCTGGTCTTCGGTGAGATCGGCAGTGGCGAGGTCGACGTCGCGATCTGGATCGACCCGGAGCGGCGTAAGCAGGGCTTCGGCACCGCGGTGATCAAACACGCTCGCGACGAGTTCGCCCGGGAGTTCCCCGGGACCGTGCTGGTGGTTCGCTCGCCCTCCTGAGCCGGACCGTCGTCGCACCCACGTTCGGGACCGGAGCTTTACCCTGCTCGCATGCCCGGCCATGTGATCGTTTCCGGTGACGACGCGCTGGCGCAGCGGATCGCCGAGGAGTTGCTGGCCAGCGGCACCGAGGTGGTCCGGATCGACGCCAGCGCCGAGCTGAGCGTCGCGGGGATCGCCTCGGCCGGCGCGGTGGTGTGCGCCGGTCCCGACGATGCGGTGAACCTGGAGATCTCGCTGCTCGCCCGGGAACACAACGCCCGGGTACGGGTGGTGTGCCGGCTGGCGAACGAGGTGCTGCGCAAGGCGGTTGCGGCCGGCAACGGGCCGGGGGCGGTGCTCGACGTCGCGGAACTGGTCGCACCGCTGGTGGTCGAGGCCTGCCTGGCGCGGACCGCGCACCCGATCCGGGCGGCCGGGATGCAGTTCGTGGTCGCCGGCGCCGACGCCCCGCGCGCCGCGACGTTGCGCGCGGTCTACGGCGACCTCGCGCCGGTTGCCGTGGTGCAGGGTCCGGGGTCGGCGACACCGGGCGTGGTCACCATCTGCCCGGGTCGGGACCAGCGGGTCCAGCCGGGCGACCGGGTCGCGATGATCGGCGGGCCGGACGAGTTGCGGGCGCGGGGCATCGCGGTCGACCCGGCGCCGCGGCCGGGCGGCGCGGCTCGCGCACCGCTGCGCCGGCGGCTGTCGGACGGACTGCGCGGGATCAAAGCCGACATCAACCCGACCTTCTACAAGGCGATGGCGGTGTCGCTGGCCCTGCTGATCTTCGCGACGGTGCTGTTGCGGGTCGCGTACCACAAGCCGGGGATGAGCATCGTCGATGCGTTGTACTTCTCCACCGAGACCATCGCGACGGTCGGCTACGGCGACTTCAGCTTTGCCGATCAACCCACCTGGCTGCGGCTGTTCTCGATCGGGCTGATGTTTGCCGGGGTGACGACGACCGCGGTGTTGATGGCGTTCGTCGCCGACCTGCTGCTGTCCCGCCGACTGGCGGAATCGGCGGCGCGACGGCAGGTGCGGTACCTGTCCGGCCATGTGATCGTGGTCGGCCTGGGTTCGTTCGGGATTCGGGTGATCGCCGATCTACGCGCGGCCGGTCACCAGGTGGTGGCCGTCGAGCGCGACCCCGACAACCGGTTCCGGTCGTCGGCCGCCGAGCTCGGCGTTCCGGTGATCGTCGGCGACGCGACCTTGCGCCGCACCCTGGACGACGCTCGGGTCGGCAGCGCGAGCGCAGTGGCGGTGCTGACCCAGCACGACATGGTGAACATCGAGATCGGCATCGTGCTGCGCGAAACGCTGGGGGCGCGCTGGGCCCGGTCGGCCGAATCTCCCGGTGTGCCGGTGGTGCTGCGGATCTTCGATCGGACCCTGGGCGCGGCGGTCGCGGCGCGGTTCGGCTTCGAGAACGTGCGATCCACCGTGGAGCTGGCCGCGCCCTGGTTCATCGGTGCGGCGCTCGGGCTGCAGGTATTCGGCACCTTCTCGGTCGGGCAGCGCTCCTTCATGGTGGGCGGGGTGCGGGTCGAGCCGGGCAGCGAGCTGGCCGGAATCCGAATGCTCGACCTGGCCACCCGCACCCGGGTGATCGCGATCGCCCGGAGCGACGGCGCCATCGATCTCCATCCGCGGCGGGATACCGCGCTCGCGGCCGGGGACACCGCCTACCTGGTCGG
Above is a genomic segment from Skermania piniformis containing:
- a CDS encoding pseudouridine synthase produces the protein MPTDGTWPTIHAYLVARFDGRVRDERIDEMFAAGEIVDLAGPVAADTPYRPGDAIWFHRDLPDEPPVPFSIDVLHRDEAVLVVDKPHFLATIPRGRHVLETALVRLRHELDLPRLVPAHRLDRATAGVLLFVVDPAVRGAYQQLFAHRRVHKVYEAIAAYRPDLDLPRTVRSRIVKLRQVVAAFEEPGEPNSETLVELHSHRDGVGRYRLTPTTGRTHQLRLHLESLGIPILGDDLYPTVTDRPLDDFTRPLQLLARTLAFADPITGEPRRFDSNRTLSAWTDPDSWTTR
- a CDS encoding diadenosine tetraphosphate hydrolase, whose amino-acid sequence is MTEPDTDFRRDPVGTALRGTNPTVLRRLPGSFAAFGFSQFLPGYCVLLTDRPGIGALADLDRTERMAFLTSMDLLATAIETACRAVVGNFRRMNLEILGNTDEFLHAHLWPRYHWEPAEYQPGPVWFYPPDRWSAPEQLPGPEHDRVREAICTELDRLTDLDPR
- the rplN gene encoding 50S ribosomal protein L14, which codes for MIQQESRLRVADNTGAKEILCIRVLGGSSRRYAGIGDVIVATVKDAIPGGNVKRGDVVKAVVVRTKKERRRPDGSYIRFDENAAVLIKPDNDPRGTRIFGPVGRELREKKFMKIVSLAPEVL
- the rplX gene encoding 50S ribosomal protein L24, yielding MKVHKGDTVLVISGKDKGAKGKVIQAYPKDERVLVEGVNRIKKHTAQSANQRGASSGGIVTQEAPIHVSNVMVVDSDGKPTRVGYRTDENGKRVRISRRNGKDI
- the rplE gene encoding 50S ribosomal protein L5: MTTTERVQPRLKLRYREEIKDALNGEFSYANVMQIPGVVKVVVNMGVGDAARDAKLINGAVADLALITGQKPEIRKARKSIAQFKLREGMPIGARVTLRGDRMWEFLDRLVSIALPRIRDFRGLSPKQFDGNGNYTFGLNEQSMFHEIDVDKIDRPRGMDITIVTSATNDEEGRALLRHLGFPFKEN
- a CDS encoding type Z 30S ribosomal protein S14 → MAKKALINKAAKKPKFAVRAYTRCQRCGRPHAVYRKFGLCRVCVREMAHRGELPGVHKSSW
- a CDS encoding APC family permease; its protein translation is MAHTDQSTSNESPTELKRVLGPGLLLLFIVGDILGAGVYAVTGQMISYVGGMAWLPFALAFIVATLTAFSYLELVTKYPQAAGAALYAHKAFGIHFVTFLVAFAVICSGITSAATSSNVVAGNLLVGLHETFGAGDGLGWFEVPEGRTAQLVVALAFMVLLALVNLRGVGESVKFNVILTLLEMAALAIVITIGFVAAARGTGEGDVANLLVFEDPNEKGWFLAVTIATTIAFFAMVGFEDSVNMVEETKNPEKIFPRMMLTGLGIACLIYILVVVAVVAVLPLDYNSGDEGILLHVVRLGAPSIPIDEIFPYLTVFAVANTALINMLMASRLLYGMACQGVLPRPLGAVLPGRRSPWLAILFSTALALILILVVNQLSGNSVVGALSGTTGLLLLCVFAVVNVACLVLKRRADKVFFRAPVWVPVSGAILCLFLAGPWARTSTQLIQYKIAGAMIGLGVVLWAITYIFHKRSGAGTGFSDIDHLAADEDPANRRD
- a CDS encoding TetR/AcrR family transcriptional regulator; translated protein: MADTPVELPGAGPTAGVGSAFRARLLDGLAASIGERGYRATTVADIVRHARTSKRTFYDVFAGKQECFVELLTVSNQELVARIRAAVDPDADWQVQVRQAIEVWVDDLATRPAITLSWIRELPGLERDVRTVQRWGMMAFVEMFVELSSSPGFSRAGIAPIDRRTAILLFGGLRELSALTVEDGADPRDIVETAVAGSTALLSSGGARLPVNPAGSPDPRPQQDDRCR